ACATTTAACCAAACGCTTTCGCCCGGAGTAACATTTCTCAATCCGGCAGATTTTGCTAATATTTTCTCAGTAATTGTCATGCCCATAGTTTTATCCTTTATACAACTTTTGTCAATTCACTTTGTGAATTAAATTTTTTATCTAATTGAATTGATGTATTTTTTTTATTTAACGCACTTAAATAAGCCAATGCGCTTGCTTCAATAATATCTGTTGAAATTCCTCTTCCAGTAAATGATTTAGAGTTACTTCTTATTCTTACTAAAACTTCACCTAAAGCTTGTCTTCCGGATGTAACAGATCTAACATTATATGATTCAACTTCCGGATGAATACTTAAAGCACGCTCAATTGCGTTAAATACTGCATCTATTGGTCCATCGCCAATTGCAGATTCTTGAATAATTTTTCCATCGACTTTAATTCGCACAACCGCATTTGGTATTGAATTTGATCCGGAAGTAATTTGCAAATGATCTAATGAATATAAATCATCTTTGTGAGAAATTGTATCACCCATTAAAATTCGCAAATCTTCGTCAAATACTTCTTTCTTTTTATCAGCAAGTTTTGTGAATTCATCATAAAGTTGAATTAATTGTTCTTCGCTTACTTCATAGCCAAGTTCATTTAATCTTGATTTTAATCCATGTCTTCCAGAATGTCTTCCTAAAATAATTTTGGTTTTGGGATATCCGACAATTTCCGGAGTCATTATTTCATAAGTCTCTCTGTTTTTCAACATACCATCTTGATGAATTCCGGATTCATGTGCAAACGCATTTTCGCCAACAATTGCTTTATTCCGTTGAACCAAAATTCCGGTAAATCCGGAAACCAATTTGCTAGAATTATAAATTTCTCTTGTGTTTATATCTGTATCAAAATTTAATAAATCTCCGCGGACTTTTAACGCCATAACAATTTCTTCCAACGAAGCATTTCCGGCGCGCTCACCAATTCCATTTATTGTGCACTCTACTTGTCTTGCACCATTCTCTATTGAAGCAATTGAATTTGCAACTGCTAAACCCAAATCATTATGACAATGAACGCTGATAATCGCTTTATCAATATTTTTAACACGACTTTTTAATTCTCTTATTTTATTTCCAAATTCTGTTGGAAAAGTATATCCGGTTGTGTCCGGAATATTTACAACATTTGCACCGGCTTCAATTGCTGCTTCAATTACTTCCGATAAATATCCGATATCTGTTCTTCCGGCATCTTCTGCAGAATACTCAACATCGCTGCATAAAGATTTTGCATACGCAACAGAATCAAAAGTCATTTTAAGAATTGTTTTACGTTTTTCCTCAAGAGAAATGCCATATTTTTCATGACCAAATTTTCCAAGAATGTGATAATCCGAAGTACTAGTAAAAGTATGAATGCGTTTATATTTAGCCGGCTGTAAAGCTTTAAAAGCTGCATCAATATCTTTTTCATTCGCTCTGGAAAGTCCGGCAATAATTTTTTCCACTTCCGAGGAAATTGCATGAACGGCATCAAATTGTGCGGGAGAAGAAACCGGAAAACCCGCTTCAATAACGTCAACATTTAATTTTGCAAGCTGATGCGCAATTTCAAGTTTTTCATAAATATTTAATGAGGCTCCCGGAGATTGTTCGCCATCGCGTAACGTAGTATCAAATATTATAATTTTTTCTTTCATAATTTCCTCAAATTTGAATTACTAAAGTAAAAACACTCCGATAGCTTCTTCCGTAAAAACCTTTTCTATATTATTGATAATTAGCGATGTCATTTCTGTTGTTGAAACAACTTTACTTTCTGAAGTAGCAATATCAGAAGTTCTAAAACCCTCATCTAATGTTAATGTTATTCCTTTCTCAATAATTTCTGCGGCTTTAGTCATACCAAATGATAAATCAAACATCATTGCTGCAGAAGAAATTGCTGCTATAGGATTTGCTTTGTTTTGTCCGGCAATATCCGGTGCGCTTCCATGAACCGGTTCATAAAGCGAATATTTATTTCCCAAACTTGCCGATGGCAACATTCCTAAACTTCCGGTTATCATTCCGGAAATATCGCTTAAAATATCGCCAAAAATATTTCCAGTTAGAATTACATCAAATTGTTTAGGATTTCGTACAAGCTGCATTGCCGCATTATCAACATACATGTGATTCAATTTTATATCCGGATAATCTTTGTGAACTTTCTCTACCACATTTCGCCAAAATTGTGAAACCTCAAGAACATTTGCTTTATCAACACTTGTTACAACTTTTTCTCTTTTTGCGGCAATCTCAAAAGCTTTTCTTGCAATTCGTTCAACTTCATGAGTTGAATAAATCATTGTGTTCCAGCCTTTGTTTTCATCCATACCGCGCGGTTGACCAAAATAAATTCCGCCGGTTAATTCTCTAAGAACAATAAAATCAGTTCCATCCAAAACATCTTTTTTTAATGTAGAATTATCCAACATGGAAGGATAAATTCTTGCCGGTCTAATATTTGCAAAAAGCTCTAATTTTTCCCTTAGCTTAAGCAAAGCCGCTTCCGGCTTTAAGTGATGCGGAAGTTTTTCCCATTGCAATCCGCCAACAGCTCCAAGAAATACCGCATCGGAATTATAACATCCTTGAAGAGTTTCTTCGGTTAACGGAGTTCCAAATTTATCATAACAATTTCCGCCAATTGCGTATTCATTAAATTCAATTTTTAAATTGAATTTTTCTGCAATAAAACTTATAACTTTTACAGCAGCATTTGTAACTTCAATTCCAATACCGTCTCCAGGTAAAAGTGCAATTTTATAATTCATAAATCCTCAATTACTTTTTATTCTTTAAAAGCCAAGACATCATATTTCTTAATTCACCGCCAACTTTTTCAATTCCATGTTCTTGATTTGACTTGCGAAGATTGCTAAAATTTGGTGATCCATTTTTAATTTCACTTATAAATTCATTTGCAAAACTTCCGTCTTGAACTTCTGTCAAAATTTTCTTCATTTCATTTTTCGTTTCTTGAGTAATTAATCTTGGACCTCTTGTCATTCCGCCGTATTCCGCAGTATCACTTACAGAAAAATTCATTCTTGAAAGTCCGCCTTCATAATAAAGATCAACAATTAATTTCATTTCGTGCATACATTCAAAATATGCTAATTCCGGTGGATATCCAGCTTCAACTAAAACTTCAAATCCGGCTTTAATTAATTCTGCCGAACCGCCGCACAACACAGCTTGTTCACCGAATAAATCTGTTTCAGTTTCATTTTTAAAATTTGTTTCGATAACTCCGGCTTTAGTTCCGCCAATTCCTTTTGCCCAAGCCAATGCTAAATCAAGTGTGTTTCCGGTATAATCTTGATGAACTGCAATTAAACACGGAACTCCATTTCCTTGTTCATAAGTCCTGCGAACTAAATGCCCCGGACTTTTTGGTGCAATCATCATTACATTTACATTTGCTGGAGGAACAATTTGTTTATAATGAATATTAAATCCATGACCAAAAGCTAATGTATCACTTTCTTTTAGATATGGAGCAATTTCAGAATCGTAAACAGATTTCTGAGTTTGATCCGGTAAAAGAATCATAATAACGTTGGAATTTTTTACCGCTTCTGAAACTGTATAAACTTTTAATCCAGCTTCTTCAGCAACTTTCCAATTCTTACTGTTTTCTTTAAGCCCAACACAAACATTCATTCCGCTATCTTTTAGATTTAGTGCATGCGCGTGTCCTTGACTTCCATATCCAAGTACCGCTATATTTTTATTTTTTAGTAACTCTAATGACGCATCTTGATCATAATAAACTTTCATTGTTACTCCATTTATTTTAATTTATTTTTTTTGCTTGCAGGTTGAATTTGTTCTCCTCTTTTCATCGCAATGGTTCCAGATCTCGCCATTTCTTTAATTCCAAATGGAAGGAATATATTCACAGCAGCTTCAATTTTTTCTGGAGGTCCGGTAATTTCCAAAGTAATACTTTTATTGTTTATATCAACAACTTTACCTCTAAAAATATCACTTAAATTTTTTATTTCTTGTATAGAATTATTTTCAAGACTTACTTTTATAAGTGCAAGTTCACGAACTGTTTTCGGTTCCTTACTTAAATCAACTACCTTAATTGTGTCAATCAACCTATTCAATTGTTTTACAACTTGATCTAAAATCTGATCATTACCTTCGGTAACAATTGTCATTCGAGAAACTTCTTCAATTTCAGTTTGACCAATTGAAATAGAGTCTATATTAAATCCTTTTCCACTAAACATTGTTGCAACTCTATCAAAAGCTCCAAACCTATTTTCTACTAAAACAGAAATTATTCTTTTCATATATTACACCATTTTTTTAGGATTTAGTCTTTTTACAATCATATCACTAACAGAACCGCCAGAAGGCACCATTGGAAATACCATATCTTCTTTCACAACTTTAAATTCAATAAGAGTTGGACCATCATTATAATTTAAAACTTTATCAATAAGTTCATCAACTTCTTCAATTTTATCTGTTGAAAATGATTTAACACCAAAAGCATCAGCAACTTTTGTAAAATCCGGATTACTTTTACTTAAATCAGTAAAGCTATATTTTTCTGCATGATATAATTCCTGCCATTGTCTAACCATTCCCAAAAAGCTATTATTGAGAATTATAAATTTTATGGGAAGTTTATAAGCTACTGCTGTTATTAATTCTTGTATATTCATTTGGAAACCACCGTCTCCATTAAATGAAATTATGGTTTTACCCTTATTTGCGAATGCTGCTCCAATTGATGCTGGAACAGAGAAGCCCATAGTTCCTAAACCACCGCTGGTAACATGAGATCTTGGATTTACAAATTTATAATATTGCGCAACCCACATTTGATGTTGACCAACATCGGTAACAATTATTGCATCGCCTTTTGTTTTTTCTGATATTCTTTCAATTACATATTCTGTACGTAATTTTATATCATCTTTTTCATAACATAGTGGGCACTCTGTTCTCCAGTGATTTATTTGATTCCACCATTCAGTTAAATCTGCTTTACCGTTTAATTCACTTGCTATTTCAGCAATTACATGTTTTACATCTCCAACAATTGGAAGATCAACTAATACATTTTTATCAATTGCTGTTGGGTCAATATCAACATGAATTTTATATGAGTTTGGAGAAAATGTTTCGATGTTTCCGGTAACACGATCGTCAAATCTAGCGCCTAAAGCTATTAAACAATCACATTCATTAATTGCCATATTTGCCCAAAAAGTTCCATGCATACCAAGCATTCCTAATGATTGTGGATCAGTTCCCGGAAATGCTCCTAAACCTTGCAAAGTCATTGTTACGGGAATTCCGGTTTCTTTTGCCAAAACGTGAAGTTCTTTATTTCCATCCGACATAATAACTCCACCGCCAACATACAATAATGGTTTTTTAGCATTTTGAATTATTTGCGCAGCTTTTTTAATTTGATTTATGTGACCTTTATATTGAGGTTTATAACCTCTAATATCAGTTTTTGATGGATAAACAAATTCTGTTTCCATAGCAATAATATTTTTTGGAAGATCTACAAGAACCGGTCCAGGTCTTCCGGTAGAAGCGATGTAAAATGCTTTTTGAATAGTTGGCGCCAATTCTTCTATTGAACGAACTAAAAAATTATGTTTAGTAATTGGCCGAGTGATTCCAACAATATCAGCTTCTTGAAATGCATCATTACCAATTAAGTGAGTTGCAACTTGTCCGGTAAAAACAACAAGCGGAACAGAATCCATATAAGCATCGGCAATTCCGGTAACTGTGTTTGTTGCACCAGGTCCGGAAGTAACTAAAACAACCCCAGGTTTTCCGGTAACCATTGCATAACCTTTAGCCATATGAGTTGCACCTTGTTCATGTCTAACTAATATGTGTTGAAGGAAATCAATGTCATAGAGTTTTTCATAAATTTTTAATGTTGCGCCTCCGGGATATCCGAAAATTACTTCAACATTTTCTTTTTTTAATGATTCAAAAAATATTTCTGCACCAGACAGTTTTTTAGTTGGACTCATTTTATTTTCCTTCCATCATAAAGTTTAGATTTTTAATATTGCTCCAGTATTAGCTGATGTTACCATTTGAGTATATCTTGCTAAATATCCCCGTTTAATTTTAGGTTCAAACTTTTCCAATTTACTTTTTCTAATTTTTATTTCTTCTTCACTTAAAATAACTTCTAATTTATTATTTGGAATGTCGATAGAAATTATATCACCATTTTTTACAACAGCAATTGTTCCGCCTTCTGCAGCTTCGGGAGATACATGTCCGATGCAAGCTCCGCGAGTTCCTCCGGAAAACCTTCCATCCGTGATTAATGCAACTTTACTCCCTAAACCCATACCCATAATTGCACTTGTTGGCGCTAACATTTCCGGCATTCCGGGTCCACCTTTTGGTCCTTCGTATCTAATAATAACAACATCTCCGGCTTTAACTTTTTTATTTTTAATTCCTTCAAGTGCTTCATCTTGACTATCAAAAATTACTGCAGGACCTTTGTGAACTAACATTTCCTTTTCAACAGCTGCTGCTTTAACAATTGAACCATTTTCAGCGAGATTTCCGAATAAGACAACTAATCCTCCGGTCTGCGAATACGGATTTTCTAATGTTTTTATTACATCATTATTTAGAATTTTAGAATTCATTACATTTTCTAAAAGCGAATTTCCGGTTACTGTTATAACATTATTTGATAATAAATTTTCATTCTTAGAAAGCTCATTAAGAATTGCAGAAATTCCGCCAGAAAAATGTACATCTTCAATGTGAATATCGGGACGAGCTGGACTTACTTTACAAATATTAGGAGTTTTTTCTGAAATTTTATTTATATCATTTAAATCAATTTCAATTCCAGCTTCATTGGCAATTGCCAAAGTATGAAGTATTGTGTTTGTACTTCCTCCCATTGCAACATCTAATGTAATTGCGTTCCTAATTGATTCTTTTGTAATAATATCTGAAGGTTTAATATTTTTTTCAATAAGTGTTAGGAGTTGTTTTGCGGATGCTTTCGCTAATTCATGTCGAGCTGGATCAATTGCTAAAATTGTTCCGTTTCCCGGAAGTGCCATTCCTAAAGCTTCCATTAAACAATTCATTGAATTTGCAGTAAACATTCCCGAACAGGAACCACAAGTTGGGCAACTTAAATCTTCTAATTCTTTTAATTCGCTTTCGTTTATTTCACCGGATTGAAATTTCCCGACTCCTTCAAATACAGTCACTAAATCGCTTGATTTTCCATTTGATAATTTTCCAGCCTTCATTGGTCCGCCAGAAATAAAAATTGTTGGAATATTTACTCGTACAGCTCCCATTAACATTCCGGGAACAATTTTATCACAATTTGGAATACAAATTAACCCATCTAATTGGTGAGCTTCAACAACTGTTTCAACTGAATCTGCAATTAGTTCGCGACTTGCAAGAGAATACCGCATTCCGATATGCCCCATTGCAATTCCATCATCAACACCGATTGTGTTAAATTCGAAAGGAATTCCGCCAAATTCCCTAATTGCATCCTTTACAATTTTACTAAATTCTTGAAGGTGAACATGACCGGGAATTAAATCAATATATGAATTACAAACTCCAATAAAAGGTTTGTTAAAATCTTGATCACTTTTAATAACTCCGGTTGCTTTTAACAAACTTCTGTGCGGAGCTTTATCATAACCTTTTTTAATTATATCAGATCTCAAATAGACCTCAAAAATTTATACCAATTTAACACCTCTTTTAAGGTCATTCCAAATTTAATATTAGGATTTTATTTCCGGGAATGACCTTTTATTCTAGCCAATAATAATAAGGCTGAGAATAAGGTTAATACCGAGAATAATCACGATGCTAATTGGTAGGTTTATTAAAATATTGATGTTTGCTGAGTTGTTTACATCAACTGAGAAGCTACTAGTAATATTTTTTTCTAAGTGTCTCATAATATTGACGGTAATTATATCAGTAAAAAAAATTTTTGTCAAGTATAAAAAAAATTATACCTATTTTATTTTTATATTTGTTTGAAAATTTTGAGATATTATTCGCATTACTAAATAATTATTCATTTTTTAAAATAGGGGTTTTTGTGACAGATAAAAAAAATCTGGAAACTTGGAATTTTCCAAAAGAATTTTGGCTCGCAAATTTTATGGAATTATTAGAAAGAGCTGCTTACTATGGATTTTTTATTGTAATAACTCTTTACTTAACAAATATTGTAAAGTTTTCAGATATTGAAACCGGAATTATTGCTGGAATTTTTGGGGCATTAATTTACTTCTTTCCTCCTTTTGCCGGCGCAATTAGTGATAAAATTGGTTTTAAGAACGGACTCATTTTAGCTTTTGCGTTTTTAACAGTTGGATATTTTTTCTTGGGAATTTTCCATTCAAAAATATTAGTAATATTTTTTCTTTTAATTGTCGTTGTCGGAGGGTCTTTTATAAAACCTCTTATTACAGGAACCGTTGCTAAAACTACAAACGAAGCAAATAAAGCAAGAGGATTTTCACTTTTTTACTGGGTTGTAAATATTGGAGCTTTCAGTGGTAAAACCGTTGTGCCTTCAATTAGACAAGGAATTGGTTTAGAATATGTGAATTTCTTTTCCGCCGGAATGTCTCTTCTGGCTTTGCTTTTTGCAATTTTCATTTTTAAAATTGATGAAAATCGTGTAGAAAAAAGTAAAACTTTTAAAGATGTTTTCAAATCCTTAAAGGCAATTTTTGCAACACCAAGACTTATAATTTTAACATTAATTGTTTCCGGATTTTGGCTAATTCAACATCAGCTTTATGCAACAATGCCAAAATATGTTATTAGACTATTAGGAGAAGAAGCAAAACCAGAATGGCTTGCAAATGTTAATCCACTTATTGTAGTACTTTTTGTTGTTATTATTACTCAACTTTTCAAAAAAGTAAAAGCTGTTTCAGTAATGTTAATTGGAATGATGATTATGCCCTTATCTGCATTAGCAATGGCTTCAAGTCAAACTTTAGAAACATTTACAGGAAACTCAGTTGATATATTTGGACTTTTCACAATGCATCCGCTAACTGTTATGATGATTATAGGAATTGGAATTCAAGGTTTGGCTGAATGTTTTATTTCACCAAGATTTTTGGAATATTTTGCGCTTCAAGCTCCCAAAGGTGAAGAAGGAACTTACATGGGATTTAGTCATTTGCATTCTTTCTTTTCATACTTAATAGGATTTTTCATCTCCGGATTTTTATTGGATGCATATTGTCCCGATCCAACAACATTACCTGCTGGAATTTCTGAAATTGAAAGAACAGCTATTTATGCAAACGCTCATATTATTTGGTATTATTTTGTTGCAATTGCTTCAGTTGCGGCAATAGCATTGTTTATTTTTAGATTGGTTACGAATAGAATTGATGAAAAAAAACAAAACATAATTTCTTCAAAAAATTGAAAATAGATTTTCTCCCGCTAATTTTAATTATTATATCGGTAGCAATTCATCTTGTTGCCGATTATAAAATTAAAAGTATTACATACTTCACAAAACCAATTCCAATGATTATTATTATTGGCTTCTTCTTATTCTCAGAAAATTGTTTTTCATCTAACAAAATTTTTATTCTTTTTGGATTTATTTTTTCTTTAACGGGTGATATTTTTTTATTGAATAAAAATAATTTTGTTAAAGGATTATTATCATTTCTAATTGCACATATTTTTTATATCATTTTTGTATTATCAACTTCTCAATTTCAATTTACAATTATTTTATTTGCAATTACATTTTTAATATTTTCAACTTTTTATTTTGCGATAATTAGTAAAATAAATTCCAATAAAATTTTTGTAATTATTTATTCACTAATTATTTTATTTCTACTTTGGCAATCTTTAGAGTGGACTTTTCCTTCACCAAATAATGTAAATATAATTTTCTTAATGGGAATAATTTCGTTTGTGATTTCAGATTCAGTTCTTGCATACAATAGATTTGTTAAAAGTTTTTATTTAGCACAATTCGTTATACTTTTTACATATTTTGCAGCACAGTATTTAATTCTAATTTCAATTTCTACATGAATTTGCAAATTGTTTTTGGTTGCAGAAAATTCTGTTGGTTTCTGATTTCCAAAATATTGAAAGTTACAAGGAAAATTGGGAGAATGAATTTTGCGTTAATGTGAGTTATCTAAAATATAATTTTAAAAAATTATTTTTATGATTTTTTTACACATCAATTTTGGATAAAAGTTTTGAAGCCTTGCTATACCCCAAAGAAACTGACGTTTTCAAATCTAATTTTGCTCCATCTAAATCATTAAGTTTAATTTTAACTTCTCCACGCTTATAATATGCAACAGCATATTTATTATTTATTCTCAATGCATTATTAAGATCTTCCAAAGCGCCGGAATGATCTTTATACAATTCTTTAATCTCAGCACGCATAAAATAAGCTGTTGAATTTTGCGGGTTTGATTTTATAGCTTTATCATAATCTTCAAGCGGACCTTTGTACGCATTAAGTTTTTCGTAATTTATCTCATTAGAAATTTTCATATTCTGTTGAAATAAATTTCCTTCAAGATTATTTAAGTCAATTACATCATAAGCTCTTGTATCACCCAAAGAAGCAGCTTTTTTTAAATCTTCAAGTGCTGCTTTTTTATTCTGAATCTTTAAATTTGCAACTCCGCGTTCATAATATGCGCAAGCATCTTTCGGATTTAACGCAATTTTTACTGTAAAATGTTTGATCCTTCCTTCGTAATCTCCATATCTCACCCGTTCACTTGGTTTTGATTTTTTGAATATAATAAAACCAATTGCCGAGATAAAGATAATTAGAGAAAATATCCAAATCTCCCCCATTTGGTAATCCCTTATTAAATAATATTTTATAATCGTTAAAATGATTTAGAAATTTAATTTTATGGTGTGATTTGAATTACATTTATGACTTGAAGAAATGTATTTTTTAACTGAGATTTCAATGTATGATTATTTATTTTTTATTGAAAAAACTTACAAATTCTTTTCCGTTCCAATATTTAATTTTATTCATAATATTTTCTCTAAACTCACGAGTA
The nucleotide sequence above comes from Ignavibacteriota bacterium. Encoded proteins:
- the ilvC gene encoding ketol-acid reductoisomerase; protein product: MKVYYDQDASLELLKNKNIAVLGYGSQGHAHALNLKDSGMNVCVGLKENSKNWKVAEEAGLKVYTVSEAVKNSNVIMILLPDQTQKSVYDSEIAPYLKESDTLAFGHGFNIHYKQIVPPANVNVMMIAPKSPGHLVRRTYEQGNGVPCLIAVHQDYTGNTLDLALAWAKGIGGTKAGVIETNFKNETETDLFGEQAVLCGGSAELIKAGFEVLVEAGYPPELAYFECMHEMKLIVDLYYEGGLSRMNFSVSDTAEYGGMTRGPRLITQETKNEMKKILTEVQDGSFANEFISEIKNGSPNFSNLRKSNQEHGIEKVGGELRNMMSWLLKNKK
- a CDS encoding MFS transporter is translated as MELLERAAYYGFFIVITLYLTNIVKFSDIETGIIAGIFGALIYFFPPFAGAISDKIGFKNGLILAFAFLTVGYFFLGIFHSKILVIFFLLIVVVGGSFIKPLITGTVAKTTNEANKARGFSLFYWVVNIGAFSGKTVVPSIRQGIGLEYVNFFSAGMSLLALLFAIFIFKIDENRVEKSKTFKDVFKSLKAIFATPRLIILTLIVSGFWLIQHQLYATMPKYVIRLLGEEAKPEWLANVNPLIVVLFVVIITQLFKKVKAVSVMLIGMMIMPLSALAMASSQTLETFTGNSVDIFGLFTMHPLTVMMIIGIGIQGLAECFISPRFLEYFALQAPKGEEGTYMGFSHLHSFFSYLIGFFISGFLLDAYCPDPTTLPAGISEIERTAIYANAHIIWYYFVAIASVAAIALFIFRLVTNRIDEKKQNIISSKN
- a CDS encoding lysoplasmalogenase, with translation MKIDFLPLILIIISVAIHLVADYKIKSITYFTKPIPMIIIIGFFLFSENCFSSNKIFILFGFIFSLTGDIFLLNKNNFVKGLLSFLIAHIFYIIFVLSTSQFQFTIILFAITFLIFSTFYFAIISKINSNKIFVIIYSLIILFLLWQSLEWTFPSPNNVNIIFLMGIISFVISDSVLAYNRFVKSFYLAQFVILFTYFAAQYLILISIST
- a CDS encoding 2-isopropylmalate synthase, which produces MKEKIIIFDTTLRDGEQSPGASLNIYEKLEIAHQLAKLNVDVIEAGFPVSSPAQFDAVHAISSEVEKIIAGLSRANEKDIDAAFKALQPAKYKRIHTFTSTSDYHILGKFGHEKYGISLEEKRKTILKMTFDSVAYAKSLCSDVEYSAEDAGRTDIGYLSEVIEAAIEAGANVVNIPDTTGYTFPTEFGNKIRELKSRVKNIDKAIISVHCHNDLGLAVANSIASIENGARQVECTINGIGERAGNASLEEIVMALKVRGDLLNFDTDINTREIYNSSKLVSGFTGILVQRNKAIVGENAFAHESGIHQDGMLKNRETYEIMTPEIVGYPKTKIILGRHSGRHGLKSRLNELGYEVSEEQLIQLYDEFTKLADKKKEVFDEDLRILMGDTISHKDDLYSLDHLQITSGSNSIPNAVVRIKVDGKIIQESAIGDGPIDAVFNAIERALSIHPEVESYNVRSVTSGRQALGEVLVRIRSNSKSFTGRGISTDIIEASALAYLSALNKKNTSIQLDKKFNSQSELTKVV
- the ilvB gene encoding biosynthetic-type acetolactate synthase large subunit; amino-acid sequence: MSPTKKLSGAEIFFESLKKENVEVIFGYPGGATLKIYEKLYDIDFLQHILVRHEQGATHMAKGYAMVTGKPGVVLVTSGPGATNTVTGIADAYMDSVPLVVFTGQVATHLIGNDAFQEADIVGITRPITKHNFLVRSIEELAPTIQKAFYIASTGRPGPVLVDLPKNIIAMETEFVYPSKTDIRGYKPQYKGHINQIKKAAQIIQNAKKPLLYVGGGVIMSDGNKELHVLAKETGIPVTMTLQGLGAFPGTDPQSLGMLGMHGTFWANMAINECDCLIALGARFDDRVTGNIETFSPNSYKIHVDIDPTAIDKNVLVDLPIVGDVKHVIAEIASELNGKADLTEWWNQINHWRTECPLCYEKDDIKLRTEYVIERISEKTKGDAIIVTDVGQHQMWVAQYYKFVNPRSHVTSGGLGTMGFSVPASIGAAFANKGKTIISFNGDGGFQMNIQELITAVAYKLPIKFIILNNSFLGMVRQWQELYHAEKYSFTDLSKSNPDFTKVADAFGVKSFSTDKIEEVDELIDKVLNYNDGPTLIEFKVVKEDMVFPMVPSGGSVSDMIVKRLNPKKMV
- the leuB gene encoding 3-isopropylmalate dehydrogenase, producing the protein MNYKIALLPGDGIGIEVTNAAVKVISFIAEKFNLKIEFNEYAIGGNCYDKFGTPLTEETLQGCYNSDAVFLGAVGGLQWEKLPHHLKPEAALLKLREKLELFANIRPARIYPSMLDNSTLKKDVLDGTDFIVLRELTGGIYFGQPRGMDENKGWNTMIYSTHEVERIARKAFEIAAKREKVVTSVDKANVLEVSQFWRNVVEKVHKDYPDIKLNHMYVDNAAMQLVRNPKQFDVILTGNIFGDILSDISGMITGSLGMLPSASLGNKYSLYEPVHGSAPDIAGQNKANPIAAISSAAMMFDLSFGMTKAAEIIEKGITLTLDEGFRTSDIATSESKVVSTTEMTSLIINNIEKVFTEEAIGVFLL
- the ilvD gene encoding dihydroxy-acid dehydratase; the encoded protein is MRSDIIKKGYDKAPHRSLLKATGVIKSDQDFNKPFIGVCNSYIDLIPGHVHLQEFSKIVKDAIREFGGIPFEFNTIGVDDGIAMGHIGMRYSLASRELIADSVETVVEAHQLDGLICIPNCDKIVPGMLMGAVRVNIPTIFISGGPMKAGKLSNGKSSDLVTVFEGVGKFQSGEINESELKELEDLSCPTCGSCSGMFTANSMNCLMEALGMALPGNGTILAIDPARHELAKASAKQLLTLIEKNIKPSDIITKESIRNAITLDVAMGGSTNTILHTLAIANEAGIEIDLNDINKISEKTPNICKVSPARPDIHIEDVHFSGGISAILNELSKNENLLSNNVITVTGNSLLENVMNSKILNNDVIKTLENPYSQTGGLVVLFGNLAENGSIVKAAAVEKEMLVHKGPAVIFDSQDEALEGIKNKKVKAGDVVIIRYEGPKGGPGMPEMLAPTSAIMGMGLGSKVALITDGRFSGGTRGACIGHVSPEAAEGGTIAVVKNGDIISIDIPNNKLEVILSEEEIKIRKSKLEKFEPKIKRGYLARYTQMVTSANTGAILKI
- the ilvN gene encoding acetolactate synthase small subunit is translated as MKRIISVLVENRFGAFDRVATMFSGKGFNIDSISIGQTEIEEVSRMTIVTEGNDQILDQVVKQLNRLIDTIKVVDLSKEPKTVRELALIKVSLENNSIQEIKNLSDIFRGKVVDINNKSITLEITGPPEKIEAAVNIFLPFGIKEMARSGTIAMKRGEQIQPASKKNKLK